The following nucleotide sequence is from Trifolium pratense cultivar HEN17-A07 linkage group LG2, ARS_RC_1.1, whole genome shotgun sequence.
GTCATTTACTATTATCCGCAAAGATacctttcaaacaaacaaagcgaagacacaactatctatattcctaagcgaaactagtaattttggcacaatccttgtggagaacgataaacttatcactttattacttggtagcgatcctgtgcacttgcagaaccaccgtcaaCGTTCTATTCGAACCAGGTCCAAGCTAGTTATCTCCGGTGGACTTTGCTTTGATGAAACAAGaggatgatttttttattaaatattgaaacaaaattaaatttttaattgtttttttaataaaaaaattctgttatataaaaatattaattacttaccaaaaaaataaaaatattacgtaattaattaataaattattgacTATTAATATTGTGTGAGAGAGGGGATATTAGAGAGAAGTAGAGTTAGAAATCACATGTGAAGAGTGCATGATGTTGTTGTGGTTAAAGATCAATCCATTGGTAAAATATTCTTTGTGCATCAATGACCATCTTGGACCACTTGTGGCAAGGGTCCATATCAGAATCCGTCCATTTTCAACACTAATTTCATCCCATTGGACTGATTTTTGCAGTTGAAATTACATTCAACATGACCATTGCTCTTGGTCTAAGACGACGTCGTTGAGTTCGTGGGTATCTTTCTTCTGCAATTGAACTTCACGCTgcgaacaagaagaagaaaatgtcaTCACTGTTTTTGAGATTAACAAGGTTTCCTTCAAAACCCTTTTTTCCCTTTACTTTAAGGTTATTCTCTCACTCTCACAATGTTAATGATGCTATTTACTCATTCAATCGAATGCTACAAATGCGTAATACTCCTTCCATTATTGAATTTACCAAGATTTTAGGTTCTCTTGTTAAAACTAAGAACAATTACTCAACTGTTATTTCCCTTTCTCACCAAATGGAATTCCATGGAATTAGGTCTGACATTTTCACTAttacaattttgatcaattgTTACTGTCATATAGGTCAAATGACTTATGCATTTTCTCTATTGGGAAAGATTCTTAAGATGGGTTATCAGCTGGATGTAGTAACCGTGAATACCCTTATCAATGGTCTTTGTCTTAATAATGAGATTCAGAAAGCATTGTACTTTCATGATGATCTTATCGCTAAGGGTTTTCAGCTCAACCATGTTAGTTACGGGACATTGATCAATGGGTTGTGTAAAATGGGACATACAACACCTGCCCTCCAACTGTTGAGATGGCTCGAAAAAGGATCAGTCAAGCCTGATTTGGCAATTTACAGTACAATCATTGATAGCATGTGCAAAGATAAGCTTGTAGATGATGCTTGTGAATTATTTTCTGAAATGGTTAACAAGGGAATTTTTTCAGACGTTGTCACTTATAGTGCTCTAATCTATGGTTTTTGTATTGTGGATAAATTAAAAGAAGCAATTGTTTTGTTGAACGAAATGGTATCGAAAAACCTCAACCCAGATGTTTATACCTTTAATATATTGATCGATGCGTTTTGTAAGgagggaaagatgaaagaaGCTAAAAGTATGTTAAATATAATGATGAAACACGGCATGAAACCTGATGTAGTTACTTATAATACTTTAATGGATGGGTTCTGCCTTCGTAATAAAGTGAAAAAGGCAATACATATATTCAACACTATGATCCAAAGGGGAATGATGCCCGATGTTAAGAGCTACAATATTATGATCAATGGGTTCTGTAAGAGTGAAATGGTGGATGAAGCCATCAAACTCTTTAAagaaatgtatttaaaaaatattattcctAATACAGTAACATACAACACTCTTATTGATGGCTGGTTCAAGCAATTTCTGGGTCTTTGTGGAATTTGAATGTAATGAATGATGTAGTTGTGGATAACAGTCTTGTTAATGTTTCATTGGAATTCAATGAAATGGATGTTGCACTACAGATGTCTGATGAAATGCTTGTTAGTAGCATTATTTTGGACTTTAATATTGTTAGTgagctatgaagcacaaacacagaTACCGGACAGGACACAAACAGTGACACgtcaacaccgataataattcAATGTAAACATAAGTGTCGGTGCTGTGTTGGTATCATACACCACACATCCAACACCGGGACATACATCTAATCTAAgaagtgtctgtgcttcatagctaGTGAGGTGTACAAGCTTGCAAAAAAGCTAATTTCAATGTGTATGTTTTCTCATTTGGCTAACAGAACAGGGAACTCGGGATGGAATTATTCttgtaaaatatatttgtgcttttactataaaagaaaaaaataaataaaataaatttttgggaGATTATTGATTTTGGAGTTTATTATTTTGGCTACATTTTGGTTTCTTTTATGTTATAGTTGGATGTGTAACTTCTGAAAATAATTGAGcaaccaagcaggagtaagggaggaaTCCGActacacttaaccaccccgtgtgATCACACACACAACATTTACTATGCGTGGCAGCATGGCAGAATGCAGGGCTGTATGTGTGTCTGCAGTCTAAATCTTTGATATATGCTGTCATGAGGAGAAAGAGATGGCCGGAAAAATTGCTATGTTGATGTGGGTTATTTATTTGGAATAATAGGAATAATTGTGTATGGAATGGAGAGAAAGAAATAGGACAACAACTTGGTAACAAGGCACTGCACTTGTGGGAAGAATTGAGAACTGCTCAAAATATGAGAAACCAAGCTACACAAACTGTCATGGTACAGCAGCAAATACAGTGGCATAAACCAAGCTTTTGTTGGTTTAAATGTAACGTAGACGCAGGATTTCACAATGTGCACGGAAAAACATGCATGGGGTGGTGTATTCGTGATCATGATGGTCTTTTTGTAGTGGCAGGAACCTCTTGGAAGTACGGTAATTGCTCTATCATTGAAGGAGAGGCATGGCTTTACTTGATGCTATGAAGGAAGTGGATCGCATAGGCCTAACAAATGTCATTTTTGAAACCGACTCCAAAAGTGTTGTTGATGACATCCATCGACGAGTCAATGGCATCTCCGAATTTAGCTCTTTAATTGTAATGACAAGCGAACTCGGTTGCTCATAAGCTTGCTAGAGCGGCTGTTTCATGGCCTCGTCGCTATATCTTTGATTTTCCACCTACTTGTATTGATACtttattagttaatgaaatgATATGAGTTTCCGGGAAAAAAAAGTGTATAGCTATAAATTTTCTAAGTAACAACCATACTCATTAACTCAACgacatttaaaattttaaatatttttttaagtattggTCTACGATGAACAACTTCTAAAATTTTCCTAACttcaataaaagaaattataaggAGACAAAATAAGGTTGGATCTTTTCTTATTGTTGTTGATACCGGCAAGACCAGCCAGATGATGTCTGCTGGTTGGTAGTGAGAGGACTTGTAGTACCTGCATACCCAAAAGAAAAGGAGGCGCTGATTAAAAAACAATCATTTGATTTTCTTACTCTCCCTTAGCAACCAGAGGGAAAGGAGTCTATCGATCCGCCTAGCTTTGGTAGATTTTCCCCAACACAATCCATAGAAATTCCATGAATCCCTTGGTGGATAAGAATCATAAGATGGTGTTCATTTGTAATTTTCGTTGTCTATCGATTTGAGTTAGACCGTTTCAATAAAATCATAAttatccaaaacaaaaaaaaaaagataaaatatggTGAAATATGGTTAATATACTGGTTTAATTTTAACAATTAGAAATAAATATTCTTTAAACTATCATTAATTATTTCATTGTTAGCTGGtaaacaacaataaataaaaagtataatGGAGATGCACTcaccgtgtaaaatagtttacCAAGATTATCTAATATAAAAAACCTTCAACTTAACTTGTTATATCAAAGAAGTGAGGTGAAGTAAAGTGACGTGACAAAAAAATAGTTAACGTTTAATTGATCgatagtataaaattattttatattatggttacatattttttttctcataaataAATTAGGCACCCTTTAAATAAATGGTAAAAAATATGCAATGTCCACCCTGTCCTAAACTATTCATTTGGTTTGCCTTGAAATGAAATCACAAAGTAAAGTTTGTTTTGAAACAGTCATAACCTCCTTTTCCAGCTGCTCCGGTAACACACGAAAGACTCCGCCGCTCTAACCTTCGTCGTTGCCGCTCCTTTCTCAAACACACCCACGCAGCAAGGAATTATGTCGCCTATGAGATTAACAAGGTTTCTTTCAAAATCCTCTTTACTTCCTAACTTTTTCACTTTCAGATTTTTCTCACATTTTCACAATGTTAgtgatgttgttgatgatgattctATTTATATGTTCAAAAGTATGCTAAATATGCGAAAAACCCCTTCCATTATTGAATTTAACAAGATTTTAAGTTCCCTTGTTAAAACAAAGAACAATTACTCAACTGTTGTTTCCCTTTTCCAACAAATGGAATTCCATGGAACAATTAGGCCTAACATTATTACTATGTCCATTTTAATCAATTGTTACTGTCACGTAGGTCAAATGACTTATGCATTTTCTATATTGGGAAAGATTCTTAAGATGGGTTATCAGCCGGATGTCGTAACCTTGACAACCCTTATAAAAGGCCTTTGTCTTAATAATGACATTCAGAAAGCATTGTACTTTCATGATGATCTTATCACAAAGGGTTTTCAGTTGGATCATGTTAGTTACGGGACATTGATTAATGGCTTGTGTAAAATGGGACATACAACACCTGCCCTCCAACTGTTGAGACGGCTCGAAAAAGGATCAGTCAAGCCTGGTTTGGTAATTTACAGTACAATCATTGATAGCATGTGCAAAAACAAGCTTGTAGATGATGCTTGTGAATTATTTTCTGAAATGGTTAACAAGGGAATTTTTCCAGACGTTGTCACTTATAATGCTCTAATCTATGGTTTTTGTATTgtgaataaattaaaagaagcaATTGTTTTGTTGAACGAAATGGTATCGAAAAACATCAACCCAAATGTTTATACCTTTAATATATTGATCGATGCGTTTTGTAAGgagggaaagatgaaagaaGCTAAAAGTGTGTTAGCTATGATGATGAAACAAGGCATGAAACCTGATGTAGTTACTTATAGTACTTTAATGGATGGGTTCTGCCTTCGTAATGAAGTGAGCAAGGCCAAATATATATTCAACACTATGGTCCAAAGGGGAATGATGCCCGATGTTAAGAGCTACAGTATTATGATCAATGGGTTCTGTAAgagtaaaatgttggatgaagCCATCAATCTCTTTGAAGAAatgcattttaaaaatatgtttccCGATACAGTAACTTACAACActcttattgatggtttgtgcaaATCAGGGAGAATTTCCTATGCTTGGGAGCTTGTAGATGAGATGTGTGACAGAGGCCAACCGCCCAATGTAATCACCTACAATTCCTTCTTGCACACTTTGTGCAAAAATCATGAACTTGACAAGGCAATTGCATTAGTCAAGAAAATTATCGACCAAGGTATCATGCCAAATTTGTACACGTACAGTACCCTAATTGATGGACTTTGCAAAGGTGGGAGGCTTAATGATGCACTAAAGGTTTTTCATGATCTTTTGGCTAAAGAATAAATGTTGTAACGTACACAACTATGATTTGTGGACTTTGTAATGAGGGCTTGTTTGAAGAAGCATTTGTTTTGCTGTCAAAAATGGAAGATAAGGGCTGCTTTCCTAATGCCTTCACTTTTGAAATAATGATTTCTACTCTCTTTGAAAGAGGTGACAATGATAAAGCAGAGAAACTTCTTCGTCAAATGATTGCTAGAGGCCTGCTATAAGAGTAAATACATGTATGTCTTTTTCTAGTTATCCaatgttattttgaattttaattataatcatCGTGAAATGATTTCTTATCAGTTATTTGTTTGCTGTTATTAATTTACTTTGGTAAATAGTGATAGTTTCATTTTATGTTTTCTATTAGTACACCCGATTGTGTATCGGTAATTGTTCAATGCCCTATATATGTAGAATCTCGATTTcccttcttttctttgtttttcatTGAAAATTGATTGTATTACAGGTATTAAATTCTTATATGATGATCCAAGGAGTTGAGTTTTGTAATGGTCTTGTTGCTActgatttttttggttatcTAATGTTTATAATTAATCAGGGCTTAAGTGGTAGTTTATTAGGATAGTCGTCCAATCTGTGTAAGCACGAGCCTTTTCTTTCCTCCGCTTCCTTTATCATTATGCCGTTTTCCCATTTTTAGTAATAAAAGAACCAGCAGTAAGACCAAACTTAGAGTGAGCAGCATAATATGAGAGAACTCTCTAATGATGGACAGAATACAAATAATcgagaaaaaaaaactgaataatGGCATGCTAATCACATATAAATACAATGTCTGCCTTATCCTTCCTCTCTCATATAAgaacacaaaaataattttcttttgaattgcCAGATATACATATacttttgaataattttcttATGAAGTTGGTCTCTGCCATTATATAGACTATTATTCTTTGTGCTATGCTAATTcaacaagaaaatatatttgttattcaaCTTGGTTGAGGATGGTGCTTTACTTCATATATGGTTTTGGCTACAATATACTTGACAATTATGCAGTCGAAGATGTGTTAAATTTTTCGTCTCTGTTActgtcaatatttttttaagtctcAAATAACAAGTCACATAGAGTGGAACATAAACATGAGCATTTTTTCCCTTCTTCCACTATTGTTAGCTAGGAAGTTAAATCATGGAAACTACAGCTGAGTTTTATAGttgtactactactactatatgtACCATTAAATTGGATTAACTCATTATTGTCTAATTTGTGATTCATGAATTCCAACTCtatattatatgtattttaCCTTGGTTCTGAAGGGTTCTGCTGCTAATTGGGAACATGGACCTTGTAATAATTCCAACTCTATATTATATGTATTCCCTCTAATAATTCCATCACATCCAATCGAGCCATCTTCACTAAGAGCCCCATCCGTATTCAATCTAACCAAATTCTCTATATTTGTATGGGATTTGTACTTTTCGCACTCACTGCAATGTCTCAGTCACCCCCTGAAATGACCAAACTATCCTTCTCGCTTTGTAGGATGCGAGCATGTCGATCGCGTTGCAGAAAGCGAGGGGTTATATGTAGGTGACCTTTGAATTCACCCACCCCCCAGACATTTAACATGTTCTCTATCTAAGATGCGAACACATCTTATTTTAAAAGCATCACCGTCTAGGATGCGAACACGTCTTAATTATAAGAcgtcttcatcttcttctttcccaTTTCAATGATTTCTGAAAAACTAGGAGTATTGGCCTACTGGTAAAATTGAAGGTTTATTGGCCGTTTGTGGTGGAAAACAACAAAAGGAAGCTATGTTTTAAAACACAATACTCACAAACCCATTGCCCAAACCCTCAATTCTCCCAAAACCTTAGTTCGTCGAAATTGAAGGTTTCTTTGTCGTTTAGGGTCGCAATAATCAAAGGAGCAAAGAGTACTAGAAGCATTGTAGAAGTGGAGAGCAGCTTGCTCTTACAAAGGCAGTGCAAATAAAAGTGTACAAGAAGCTAAGAAACATGATGGGCTTAGAATCATTAGCAACATTGAATTAGATGGTGTGTTAGTTTATAATTCAAGTGTTGCAATTTACTCTTGTTAAGAGCAATAACTTGTTTTAAAGTGTTTTGATTGGTTGTTAAGTGTAACTGACTGGACAAAAGTTAGTTAGAGAGTCAGTTAGTGGTTAGTAGTTATCTAATAATTAGGGAGTTTGTTAGAAGTTACAAATGTGTAACTTAGGGTGCAAGTAGGGAGTTATCTAATAATTAGTTGTTAGTAGTTATCTAATAATTAGGGAGTTTGCATCtattttaattgattcaattctTGTGGTGTGAATAAAATAACAAAGTTTCCCTAATAGtgtattcatcttcttcctctctctTCCAAATCAATTCCTCCATTGCTGATCAATTTTTGAGTTcatagttttttcattttgttctaCTAGTTTCTGTGCTCATTGGTGCACCCAGAGCCTACCAGTTTTGTGTGTGTGATTCATAGAGTGAGATTGTGTtccaacaataataacaatccACTACCTCGTAAATGATAAGTTAAAAATCTGAATAGtcaaatttctttatttttatgaattcttctcttttttatgtataaatgaatatatttttatgatcTGTTCATTCCATGATCACTTTTTAGTAATTAATTACtgctatatttttttagtaactacaaatacaaaatatttatgaTTATTCCATAATCTATCACACCCCGTCAAAATGGAAGGGTCACCGAAAgactaatttctttttaatcGATCATTGGATGTAGACATTATTAAGGTTTGATTTATGAAACTTTGCTCTATATGATTTTCATTCTTCTTTGTCTTCTCTTTttgaatgtgatttttttttttgcttaaatgaAATTGAGTCTTGAATGATTGTGTTAGTGGCTTCATTAACTCAATTGTAGGAAGAGAAAACAAGAAGTAGATATGCATTGAAGGTGTTTCATGTTTTGTCTAGCTTGGtttgattttggattttaaaGTTTATTCTTGGCTAAATGTTTGTTTAATTCATTTTCCTTGATTAATCTTCCTCCTAGAAGCTTTTTTAGTATTAAAATTGTGAATTATGGTGACCTTATCATTgtaattcaaaaccaaaaatgAGATTCACCTATGCATATTTAGTTGTAGTTAAGGATTAAATTAAACTCATTAATGTTGAACCTCTTGTATTGATTGTTTTTAAATCATTGTTTTCAAGTCTATTTgcttttgtttatgtttatttcaTCTTCAACTAAAACCCCCTTAGaccttttaattttgtttttaaatttggtTGAATTTCAAGGTTGGTCAATTGGGAAACGATCTGGGTTGCCACTTTTACTAAAAGTAGTGTTTTAACtcagttttattaattttgctGAGTTCAATGTGACATAACCCTTCAACAAActcttaaattataattttacttttaaggagaactttaaataattcattttcactatatttattattttttaaaaaaattaaaatgttaaatgatAGTTCTAAacctatacttttttttaaaaaaaaaagtaaaaaataaaaaattcatgcaATACAAGTTCATGCGTGTATGAGTTGAGGATACCCGAAACAAATTGGGTATGATATTAAGATCATGGTGGTACGAGGATACGTGAATCCCATGAGGTTTGGGAATGAGGAAGACAAAACTCGTCCCTGTTGTCATGGTTACTCTCAAATAAGTTCTTGACTTtgtagatattttaaaaaaagtttacttGTTTAAACAgtcagaaaaaaaaagttggtcCATATATTTAACCACTTACTATCAATTaaatcattatattttaataatttactattaatttttttttgacagaatttaCTATTAATTTAATATCTAACTTTACTAGATTAATATTAATTTCCAACTTACTCTAAAAgactaagagtgtgtttggtaGATCtaataagttagtttatagcttattggattgacttataagcttgttcgaaaaaaataaatgtgtttggtaaaatcTTTGTTCGgaaaaaataaatgtgtttgACAAAATCTTTTCttattagcttatagctttttttgatatattatttcaagtagcgtttgagcttataactttttatgGTTATTTCCATTtctaacctttaatttaatttaattatattttataaaataaaaaaactacccactatcataGTGTTCTTTTATGTCATTTGCGAAAGGAACTTAAAATGGAATTTTTTTGACGAAGTCCTTAGAGTGTATACAAACCCCACACGGCCACACCCAGATCAATATTAGAGAGTATACTTACTCTTGCAGAAAATTGATCATAAACTACTTGAAAGACGACGTCGTTGAGTAGTTCATGCGTGGCTTTCTTCTGCAATTGAATTTCACGCTgcgaacaagaagaagaaaatgtcaTCACTGTTTATGAGATTAACAAGGTTTCCTTCAAAACCCTTTTTTCCCTTTACTTTAAGGTTATTCTCTCACTCTCACAATGTTAATGATGCTATTTACTCATTCAATCGAATGCTACAAATGCTTAATACTCCTTCCATTATTGAATTTACCAAGATTTTAGGTTCTCTTGTTAAAACAAAG
It contains:
- the LOC123904828 gene encoding pentatricopeptide repeat-containing protein At1g12775, mitochondrial-like, yielding MSSLFLRLTRFPSKPFFPFTLRLFSHSHNVNDAIYSFNRMLQMRNTPSIIEFTKILGSLVKTKNNYSTVISLSHQMEFHGIRSDIFTITILINCYCHIGQMTYAFSLLGKILKMGYQLDVVTVNTLINGLCLNNEIQKALYFHDDLIAKGFQLNHVSYGTLINGLCKMGHTTPALQLLRWLEKGSVKPDLAIYSTIIDSMCKDKLVDDACELFSEMVNKGIFSDVVTYSALIYGFCIVDKLKEAIVLLNEMVSKNLNPDVYTFNILIDAFCKEGKMKEAKSMLNIMMKHGMKPDVVTYNTLMDGFCLRNKVKKAIHIFNTMIQRGMMPDVKSYNIMINGFCKSEMVDEAIKLFKEMYLKNIIPNTVTYNTLIDGWFKQFLGLCGI